In the Salvia miltiorrhiza cultivar Shanhuang (shh) chromosome 8, IMPLAD_Smil_shh, whole genome shotgun sequence genome, TTTTGACTCTTAGCTACTTTTGATACTACCAATATGTTGGGTTTCTGGTTATTGAACGAGATGTTCATACTGCAAACAGAGATTGCTGTTGAATAGGATGTTGGATACTATATATGGAGATTCTGGTATTGAATCTCCCTATTGGGTTATAAGTTGCATGTTCGAATGTGCTATCTTGAATCATTGCTTTGTTCTGTTGAGGATTGCATTGTGTTGACAATTTTTCCTCATTTTATAGAATAAGATTACAATATTGTAACATTTTACATATCATTTAGTTTTGTATCTTTGGGGTAAATGGATAATTCTTTTTGGCGAATTTATTCTGCTTAATTCAATACTATTTGTTTTTCCTCTTATGTCATTCTCTTGTATGTTCAATGTGAATTCAGTTTTCATCTAAAGCTGTAAATAGCATAAACCTATTTTcgtacttttaatttttaagataCTGATTGACTATTATTTCTGTCATTTCCCTAACTAAACAAATTAAGTATCattgttaatttttatttgtatacTTCAATTTTGGTCAtgattgtgatttttatttatttacatgatttCTTTAAGAATGATAATCAGGACCCCAAACAACTCCAGCAACCTCATGGCTCTCATACAGTTGCCCTGTCCCAAGTTTGCCCAAACAACCTAAATGGAGGCCCTGTTCTCACGTAAgtttttaaattgttttgatCATGCACACTTTGAAGGtgacattttcttattttctctAATACTTTTTTATTCTCTAAATTCGATGACTTTTGAATCTTTGAAGCCCTCTGGATATCTGTGATGCCCCTATTACTGGCCCAGACATACTTCCTATTGGTTATCAAGGGCCACATACTGGTGGATTAGCCATTGCGAATCAGGGTCCTGTGACTGCAATGCACCCTGCATCTGGTGCCGGTTCTGCACTGCAAGGATCGCCAAATATGATGCTTGGCAACAACTTCTCATCTTCACCAGGCTCTATGAGGTAATGTGTTGAGGGCTTAAAGTTTGTTCGGTTTTGCTGTTATTTCTGATTGGGTACTCAGTTATTTGCTGTCATGTAGGGATGCTAGATATGTTGTTCCTAGACCTGCTTCAGCCGACGAACAGCAGAGAATGCAGCAGTATAACCACATGATGACTAATAGGAATGTGCCGCAGCCCAACCTTTCTCCTTCTGGAGCTCTTCCAGGAGCTGATCGTGGTGTCCGTTTACTTCCTGGTGGCAATGGCATGGGTTTAGCCAGTGGTGTTAATAGAAGCATGCCAATGGCAAGGCCTGGGTTCCAAGGCATTGCTTCACCATCTATGGTTACTGGGAGTATGGTTTCCCCTAGTATATCATCAGCAAATATGCACTCTGGAGTTGGCTCTGGTCAAGGAAGCTCCATGTTGAGACCTCGTGAACCTATGCACATGATGCGGGTATGCGATTGTTTTCCTTTCTAATCTTATGGAAACATTTATGGTTGTCATTTTCATCTAGCGAAAGTACATCTAGTTTTGATGATGATCATGAAGATTAAATTTTGGCTGGAGGATCATGATGTGGCAATCATTTCAGATATCTATTTGTTTCTGGGCCTGTCATTAAGAAATaatctttttccttttattgGTTTTAATATGCGAAATTTGTGTGAGTGAAGTATCTTCTTGATGTACATTCcaaattgaaattgaatttcCATGGTCTCATGTCTGATCTTGAATGACagtcattttaatttttttttcttttaagtgGAGCTCTTATTCTTTTTGTGATTCCTATATTTCACAGTTGCATATGTCTGTACTTTCAATAACAGATAATTATGTGGTCTTGTAGCCTGGCCTGAGTCAGGATTCGCAGAGGCAAATGATGGCGCCTGAGCTTCAGATGCAGGCCTCACCAGGAAACAGCCAAGCTCACTTTGGTGGATTGAGTTCGGCATTCCCTAACCAGACCGTGTCTCCACCAGTGTCCTCGTACCCTCTCCATCATCAGCCGACCCATCCAATATCACCTCAGCCTCAAGTCCTTGGTCCTCATCACCCACATTTTCAAGGACCACCTAATCATTCCCCAAATCCTCAACAACAAGCCTATGCAGTGCGCTTGGCTAAAGAGAGACAACATCGTCTTCTGCAACAGCAGCAGCACCCAGTACAGCCACAGCAGCCACAATTTGCTGCATCTAGTTCTTTGATGCCACATGTACAGTCACAGTCACCTACAGTACAAAACAGTTCACAAGTTCAACCTCAAACAGCTACACCACCGGTATCACTTTCCCCGTTGGCATCAGTTTCATCAGTGCCCCAGCATCAGCAGAAGCATCAAGTACCAGGTCAAGGAGGCGTACGGAATGCACAAGCTGGTGGGAGTGGGCTAGCTAATCAAACTGGGAAGCAACGGCAAAGGCAGCAACAACAGCTTTCGCAAGCTAACAGGCAACATCCTCAGCAGCGGCAGCAGTCACAAGCTCAACAGCCAGCTAAGGTTGCAAAAGGGGTTGGGAGAGGTAGCCTGATGATGCATCAGAACATCCCAGTTGATCATTCGTTAGGAAATGGGGTTTCCACAAGTCCCGGGAATCAGAGTTCTGATAAAGGAGATGCATCCGCTCATTTAATGTCAAGTCAGGGCTCATTTGCCAATTCTGCACTGAATACTGTGCAGCCAACAGGTCAATATGCGTCTCCACGGCCACCTAACCAGTCCCTTACGCAGCAAAAGAATTATCCTGGCCAAGCTGCCTCATCAACCAAGCATCTATATCAAATGCCTTCTCAGCCTGATAGTAGTAGTCAAGGTAATGTTCCAGCTGTGCCTTCGGCCCTGTCGGGTTCAAACCACCAGCAGACATTATCCCACCAGAAGTTAGTGAATCAAAACCAATCTACTCTTCAAAGACTGCAGCCAAATCGCCAGATAAATTCTGATCCAGCAAAATCACAAGCAGTAAATTCAGACGCTGACCAGCATCCAACAAGCAGTTCTACTGATATGGTTGCCACGACAACATTACCTCAGACCACTAGTAATACAACTAATGTGGCAAAGGTTGTCTCTTCAGCCAATGCTCATCAACCAACATTGGATGGGCATGCAACAAATATGAGTCGCACAGTGTCAATGCCAGCAAATGCTGTTGAGTCTGCTACTCAGGTTGGCCAAGAGCTTGGCCAGAGACCACTGGCCACCATGCCTTCTAATAAACACGATGTTAGTGCACACTTCCAGCAGCAGCATCAGCAGTCGTCACAACTTCCACATCCTAATTCACCAGTGTCCCAGCAGCCCCTTCATTCTCAGCAGGGGCAGCTTCTTCAAACAGGTAAAGGCAATTTGTATGGTCGGCCTGGTGACCATAGTGTGGAATGAAGATGAGCCAAAAGATTGTGCGGTGATGATAATGCTGTTCATGTCTGGTTGGCATACTCTTACACACCAGTGTACAGGTCAGTCATGCCTTATTATGTTTAGATATCTGCCAATTAACTGATATTAGTCAAATGCAAGTTAATTGTTTTGCAGGTTCTTTATATGCGCATTTAGTAGTCCATAATTTGGGAATTGGCTATTAAATATGAAATCTCCTGTCTTTGCCTGGCCTATAAAATGTCTAATTATAAAAAACAAAATGGGAATATTTATCTAATCTTTTGGAGAGAGAAGCAGCTATCCAATGAAAAAGTAATGTTGGAAATTCTTACAAAATGTTCCTTGGTCGGGTCCAGGGTGGGTTTGCTAAAACTCCGACCCTGAATCTCTCTCAAATTCAGATTCAATAACTGAATCTACTGAACACTCTTCTCAAAAAAGTCGAAGACGTACCTTTATTCATATACCTTTACTCATTGCAGTGTgtgcaaatatataaaaacatactAGACTCACTACATTTGACTTCCAACACTTTCTTTGCATGAGAAATATGTACATAAGACAGGTTAGCTGTTTGAAGTCTGTTCAAGATGTAGGGGTTTAAGTTTGGGAACTTGGTCTCTTTTCTACTTTACCTTTAGTTGGCATGTTTATATCTATGCTAATTTGAACCTGCAATTTCTTCAGTGTAGCTTGCGCTTGTGGTTCTGTAAGGGCACGGAGGAAAACTGACACGGTAATCAAATTCAAGAGCTCTACAAACAGTGAGACACGAGGCTGCTCAAATTTTTGGGAACAATGTATATTAGAAGTGCCCGTAGGGCTTCGGGAAGATGGAGACGAATAGTAGAGGTAGGTGTACAGAGTCTCGTCTCTCGTTTTGTTACCTTTTTTTCTTATGCCCCTTTATGTTATTGTGGTGAGGTAGGGTAGGGGCCATAAATTGTTTTGAGCGAGTGATGCATTGTTGCCCCATAGGGCGGGCCGTCGTCATTGTTATGGCCGAAGGCTATGGGAATATTTTGTGAATATTAATTAGTGTTGTTGTGTATAAAACACACTCTagtcaacattccttcaaataGTGGTCCATGCATCATCCCCTGTATATTGCTGTTGTAATTTGTCCCAAGATTTGAACAATGAGGAAATCAAAAGATATGCCCAGGCTCTTTtcttactatataactcttatTTCCTGATTGCACCTTTCCTTCGAAatgaactctctctctccctcaaaaGTTATGCCCAGGCTCTTTTCTTACTATACTCTTATTCGTTGATTGCACCTTGCCTTGGAaatgaactctctctctctctctctcagtctgtctctctctcacacacacacaggtTCTTAAATCATTGTGAACTGGAAAAGAAAAGGCTGCCGCTTCCAAATTGGAGTATTTTAATATTgtgtattaaaattattatcgAGTAATCAATTAATAACTAAAAGGTCGAaattaaatgttaaaaaaatacaGCCTAGTTGGTtgtaataaattctaattaataataattaaaaagaattgaaattgaagaaaaaaagaagaaaagaagaatgaATGTGGGACAGAAATGGAACTCTATATAGAACGGAAAGAAATAAGGAGGTAGTATTACATATTTGTGATGCTAAATGTAAATTCCTAGGAAATGGCGTTAATGACTTTGATAGtaataaagagaaataaaatGTAGATAAAAGTTGCACTACTTCAAATTTATGGTGAGAACGTTTTTACAATAACTAAGCAAAGAAAACTTATAAAACAATGTTCTTCAATCTCATTTCTTcaacttgtgtgtgtgtgtgtgtgtatccTTTGTACAGCCGATACTGGGATGTGGGAGATTATGTGAATTCCTCCAATATACATCTGTGCAAATAATGAAAGTGTGAAACCTAGTAAGCAGAAAACTTGAACAATTCAGGAGTTAAAAGAAAGGGTACCAAAAACTACAAACTCAGAACTGGTAAacttatgtgtgtgtgtgtgaaagagagagggagagagagattacCTCAAGAATGTGATCAGCTGAAATGTTGGTAAAGACAATCCTAGCTTAAAAAGTTAGGTGTGAAAGAACAAAGATCAATGCGGTAACGAATACAGAGGCTGGTTCTGAAGTTATTCAGGTTCCTCGGGGTAGAGACTTGCTACTTCGTAGCCAACAACTTTGACTCCCCTGCCGTCAAGTCACGCAGATGAAGCACGGATATCAATGATGGCGGCCGCAATTTATACAACATACAGTGCATTTGCTTCACTAGCAAATAAGAACTTACATTTAAATTATTCTCCTTTATTGTCGCTATTGACTCAGATAGCTCCATTTGTTTTGATGCTGTCGCAAGCAATGCCTGtacaaaaaaattaacatatagGCTCGTTTAGCCACCTCTCTCAAGACAAGGTAACACGAACGAGAATATAGGTGGAACTAATCTTACTTTCTTTGTCTTCTGCAAGTCAACTTCGATGGATTTTATGCGACTGAGAGATTCATGAATCATGTCCTCTTTCTCAGATGGAATTTTTGCAGGTTTTTTCGAAAGTTCATTTACCATATTCTCTAGATGCTGCAACTTCTGGTAACAGGGGTGGAGAAGCTCCTCGTTCTTTCGATGCCCATCTTGTTCTTGAGAATTCGAGTTTCTAACTTCTGTTCTTTGGTTTTCTAATACCGTTTCCATGTTTTCCATCTTAAAGAATCTTCTGAACAAACCACCAAGTATACACAAGCATGTGAGTAATCTGAGCATAACACCCGTCACTATGGCAGAGAGAGATCCCTTCAGCAACCTTTGTTCTGCAATAACACCAGCCAAATCTGCAGGTCCATCATGTTAGAGAATTACCTATGCTACGAGAAAAACAGGCTCATGATATCATGATCATTATACATTGATGAAACTATGCCACGGAAGATAACTGAACTAACTCTAAAATACAAGAGTATCAGATTCATAATAGCTACCTACTTGATGGACGGCTAGCTTCATATCTATCACCCAAAATATCCAATTCTGATCTCTGTGATATTTCCTGGATCAGCAAGGTCACAGAAAATATGGTGATATATACAATGTACATACTTCAATTTGTATGCAATCccttaaaataagggtgatCAGCTCAAGAAACCCAAGGTAAACATGGATGGGGACACACATTACATGTAATCAACATTCAAACATACAATTATTGCAGTAGAAACACAGGAATATATTGCATCTAAGATGTACTCCTTTCTTTATCCAATAATATTATAGTATGCCAAGGAAAACACACGCATAGTTAAGTCAAGCTTCAAAAAGTAAATAAGacttttttaaaagaaaaaatatgaaaaaattcaATATCCTTAGAGCTAAGAACAATGAAGCATAAGTGTAGAAAATCAACCAAAGGACAAGTTTATTATCTTGTAGAAAGTATGAAACTCTTACGTTATTACTGAGGGAAAGCGTTGATTCCCTGGTATCATaagcacattttcttgaaataGAAGATGAAGCAATTTCATTCCTTGATTCCTGTCAAAGAAGCAAGTGTAAGCTCACATTCATCTTAGGTAGCATGAAGGTGAACAATATTATTACTTAATATCTACATCCTACCTTCATATCAATCGGcttgattttggaattttcaCTACCAGAGAAGCTAACTGGAAATGTTTCGTTACCAAGGTCCTGTGCATGCATTGTAATGTCAGATAGAGCCAGTAGTCTTAAGTGTCTAACAAAACTTGGCATCTAATATCTACAAAATTTTACCTGGGGATCAGCCAGTTTTACTCTTAAATCTTCACCTTCATGCAAAGCATGAACTAACTGCAAGAAAGTTCGGGGAAAAAGGATGAATACAAAAGATTGGAAAACTGGAGCTGCAACAAATCGGAAGTTCTTCATCCTTCAATATCAATTTCAATCATGAATCAACAAGCAATGACAATATCTACACCTTCATCAGTTGTGTATCATTCCAAGGTCCCTTGTTGGATCCAAGACATCCACCTTCATTTGGACACGAGCAGGATCCACCAAGAAAATCTGGCAATTGACTGAAATGCAAAGGTCCAATGGTAGACTAAAGAAGAGtctgttttttttatttttatttgaagtaAGTACAGAACTGTACTCAAGGACCCTACCTAGAATCGACGACTTCCAATAGCTTGTCCTGGAATTTGGTACCTAACACCTGTATATCAGTAGAATTGGTTAAACATTTCATTTGCTCTCCAAACAAAAGAATATTCAATTTGAAAAAGATAGAGATCCTTTACATGTATTTTTGCAGTGGTCCTTGGATCAAGGAAGCCTTTTGCCCAATTCCATACACACTTAAATCCACCACCGGCATTAACTATGAACATTTGATGCAATGTCTGAATAAGGTGGAAAAATCTATCACTACATGAACAAGCAaaagtttatgattttttttcattgaaaaaGAATAGGAGGCACCTCAGGGTAGTTGCTACTATCAATTCTCTGCATGCGCATTACTAGATCACGTGCAATCTTTCCAAAACTCATCCAATTCTGAATTAGATGTAAAGGCAACATGATTAGTTAGGAAAAATACTTCATGTTCATAAGAGAAATTAATATGTACAATAGATTATGTAATGCAACAACATAAACTAAATACCAGCCCATGTACGTCCAGGATAGTTGTTGTTGAATCAATATGGCGCTTGGCAGCAATAGAGCATGCTGCAAACTTTTCTGCAAAAGCTTTCTCAAAACCTTGGACGTGAT is a window encoding:
- the LOC130999520 gene encoding phosphatidylinositol/phosphatidylcholine transfer protein SFH9-like isoform X2, producing the protein MPEIVLVHEDGRGDRFGHEIMSEDDKRRRRMRSLRKKAMNPSTRTVWESRKRGQRVHCLFASVCTEEFLDKEEEIVVNAFRRALVERDMLLAHYDDYHTMLRFLKARKFDLDKTVQMWEEMLNWRKENGVDTIIQDFIYEEFEEVQLYYPHGYHGVDKGGRPVYIERLGKVEPSKLMNVTTVDRFLKYHVQGFEKAFAEKFAACSIAAKRHIDSTTTILDVHGLNWMSFGKIARDLVMRMQRIDSSNYPETLHQMFIVNAGGGFKCVWNWAKGFLDPRTTAKIHVLGTKFQDKLLEVVDSSQLPDFLGGSCSCPNEGGCLGSNKGPWNDTQLMKLVHALHEGEDLRVKLADPQDLGNETFPVSFSGSENSKIKPIDMKESRNEIASSSISRKCAYDTRESTLSLSNNEISQRSELDILGDRYEASRPSNLAGVIAEQRLLKGSLSAIVTGVMLRLLTCLCILGGLFRRFFKMENMETVLENQRTEVRNSNSQEQDGHRKNEELLHPCYQKLQHLENMVNELSKKPAKIPSEKEDMIHESLSRIKSIEVDLQKTKKALLATASKQMELSESIATIKENNLNGSQSCWLRSSKSLPRGT
- the LOC130999520 gene encoding phosphatidylinositol/phosphatidylcholine transfer protein SFH9-like isoform X4, whose product is MLLLLEDGRGDRFGHEIMSEDDKRRRRMRSLRKKAMNPSTRTVWESRKRGQRVHCLFASVCTEEFLDKEEEIVVNAFRRALVERDMLLAHYDDYHTMLRFLKARKFDLDKTVQMWEEMLNWRKENGVDTIIQDFIYEEFEEVQLYYPHGYHGVDKGGRPVYIERLGKVEPSKLMNVTTVDRFLKYHVQGFEKAFAEKFAACSIAAKRHIDSTTTILDVHGLNWMSFGKIARDLVMRMQRIDSSNYPETLHQMFIVNAGGGFKCVWNWAKGFLDPRTTAKIHVLGTKFQDKLLEVVDSSQLPDFLGGSCSCPNEGGCLGSNKGPWNDTQLMKLVHALHEGEDLRVKLADPQDLGNETFPVSFSGSENSKIKPIDMKESRNEIASSSISRKCAYDTRESTLSLSNNEISQRSELDILGDRYEASRPSNLAGVIAEQRLLKGSLSAIVTGVMLRLLTCLCILGGLFRRFFKMENMETVLENQRTEVRNSNSQEQDGHRKNEELLHPCYQKLQHLENMVNELSKKPAKIPSEKEDMIHESLSRIKSIEVDLQKTKKALLATASKQMELSESIATIKENNLNGSQSCWLRSSKSLPRGT
- the LOC130999520 gene encoding phosphatidylinositol/phosphatidylcholine transfer protein SFH9-like isoform X1, whose translation is MLLLLEEIVLVHEDGRGDRFGHEIMSEDDKRRRRMRSLRKKAMNPSTRTVWESRKRGQRVHCLFASVCTEEFLDKEEEIVVNAFRRALVERDMLLAHYDDYHTMLRFLKARKFDLDKTVQMWEEMLNWRKENGVDTIIQDFIYEEFEEVQLYYPHGYHGVDKGGRPVYIERLGKVEPSKLMNVTTVDRFLKYHVQGFEKAFAEKFAACSIAAKRHIDSTTTILDVHGLNWMSFGKIARDLVMRMQRIDSSNYPETLHQMFIVNAGGGFKCVWNWAKGFLDPRTTAKIHVLGTKFQDKLLEVVDSSQLPDFLGGSCSCPNEGGCLGSNKGPWNDTQLMKLVHALHEGEDLRVKLADPQDLGNETFPVSFSGSENSKIKPIDMKESRNEIASSSISRKCAYDTRESTLSLSNNEISQRSELDILGDRYEASRPSNLAGVIAEQRLLKGSLSAIVTGVMLRLLTCLCILGGLFRRFFKMENMETVLENQRTEVRNSNSQEQDGHRKNEELLHPCYQKLQHLENMVNELSKKPAKIPSEKEDMIHESLSRIKSIEVDLQKTKKALLATASKQMELSESIATIKENNLNGSQSCWLRSSKSLPRGT
- the LOC130999520 gene encoding phosphatidylinositol/phosphatidylcholine transfer protein SFH9-like isoform X3, which gives rise to MPVLVHEDGRGDRFGHEIMSEDDKRRRRMRSLRKKAMNPSTRTVWESRKRGQRVHCLFASVCTEEFLDKEEEIVVNAFRRALVERDMLLAHYDDYHTMLRFLKARKFDLDKTVQMWEEMLNWRKENGVDTIIQDFIYEEFEEVQLYYPHGYHGVDKGGRPVYIERLGKVEPSKLMNVTTVDRFLKYHVQGFEKAFAEKFAACSIAAKRHIDSTTTILDVHGLNWMSFGKIARDLVMRMQRIDSSNYPETLHQMFIVNAGGGFKCVWNWAKGFLDPRTTAKIHVLGTKFQDKLLEVVDSSQLPDFLGGSCSCPNEGGCLGSNKGPWNDTQLMKLVHALHEGEDLRVKLADPQDLGNETFPVSFSGSENSKIKPIDMKESRNEIASSSISRKCAYDTRESTLSLSNNEISQRSELDILGDRYEASRPSNLAGVIAEQRLLKGSLSAIVTGVMLRLLTCLCILGGLFRRFFKMENMETVLENQRTEVRNSNSQEQDGHRKNEELLHPCYQKLQHLENMVNELSKKPAKIPSEKEDMIHESLSRIKSIEVDLQKTKKALLATASKQMELSESIATIKENNLNGSQSCWLRSSKSLPRGT
- the LOC130999520 gene encoding phosphatidylinositol/phosphatidylcholine transfer protein SFH9-like isoform X5 is translated as MPDGRGDRFGHEIMSEDDKRRRRMRSLRKKAMNPSTRTVWESRKRGQRVHCLFASVCTEEFLDKEEEIVVNAFRRALVERDMLLAHYDDYHTMLRFLKARKFDLDKTVQMWEEMLNWRKENGVDTIIQDFIYEEFEEVQLYYPHGYHGVDKGGRPVYIERLGKVEPSKLMNVTTVDRFLKYHVQGFEKAFAEKFAACSIAAKRHIDSTTTILDVHGLNWMSFGKIARDLVMRMQRIDSSNYPETLHQMFIVNAGGGFKCVWNWAKGFLDPRTTAKIHVLGTKFQDKLLEVVDSSQLPDFLGGSCSCPNEGGCLGSNKGPWNDTQLMKLVHALHEGEDLRVKLADPQDLGNETFPVSFSGSENSKIKPIDMKESRNEIASSSISRKCAYDTRESTLSLSNNEISQRSELDILGDRYEASRPSNLAGVIAEQRLLKGSLSAIVTGVMLRLLTCLCILGGLFRRFFKMENMETVLENQRTEVRNSNSQEQDGHRKNEELLHPCYQKLQHLENMVNELSKKPAKIPSEKEDMIHESLSRIKSIEVDLQKTKKALLATASKQMELSESIATIKENNLNGSQSCWLRSSKSLPRGT